CCTAAAGAACCCCATGGGGCAACAGGGCACTTGAGGGGGGCAACAGGGCACCCCATGGCTCAGTAGAAGGTTCAGTTGGGCAACGGGGTGCCTGAGGGGGCAACAGGGCACCCCATGGGGTCCTAAAGCACCCCACGGGTCAGTAGAGGGTTCAGTTGGGCAACTGGGTGTCTGAGGGGGCAACAGGGCACCCGATGGGGTAGTAGAACAGTTCCTGGGGCAACAAGGGCACCTGAGGCAGCAACAGGACACACCACATGGCAACCAGTCACCCAAGGGGGCAACCaggtgccccccgccccgtgtGACAGACCTGTCCCCGCAGGCTCGTCGCGGGGAGGATGGCGGCGGAGGGGGGCCGGGTGCAGatctccttcccccagcacgCGGCGGCGCTGCTGGATTCCCTCAACCGCCTACGGCTGGAGGGAAAGTTCTGCGACGTGGCCGTCCACGTGGGCGGCCGGATCTTCCCGGCCCACAAGAGCGTCCTGGCCGCCGCGTCCCCCTTCTTCCACgacaagctgctgctgcaggatggggggcgcctgctgctgccccccgCCATCGACCCCGATGCCTTTGAGGGGCTCCTGCACCTTATCTACTCGGGGCGCTTGACGTTGCTGTTGGAGGCCCTGCCCGGTCATCTCTTGGTGGCCAGCGGTCTCCAGATGTGGCACGTGGTGGATCAGTGCTCGGAGATCCTGAGGGAGTTGGAGGGCGGGGCGTGCCGGTGGGCTGGGAGGGGCAGCGAGGtgacatcatcatcatcatcaactGGCCGCGGCGGTGAGGCTTCATCCTCATGGAGCACCCGTGGCGGAGATGGGTCTTCATCATCATCCTGGACCACCCGTGGTGGAGATGGGTCTTCGTGTGCCACCCATGGTGGAGACGGAGCATCATCGTGGACCACCTGTGGTGATGGGTCTTCACGTAGCACTCATGGTGGAGACGGAGGATCATCATGGACCACCCGTGGTGGAGATGGGTCATCATGTCCCACCCGCGGCGGTGATGGAGCATCATCATGGCCCACCCGTGGTGGCGACGGGTCTTCACTGTCCTCGTGGACCACGCGTGGTGGCGATGGCTCATCATGTCCCACCCGCGGTGGTGATGGAGGATCCTTGTGGTCCACCCGTGGTGGCGATGgatcttcatcatcatcatcatcatggCCTGTGCGTGGAGGTGATGGCTCTTCGTGGGCCACCCGCAGCGGTGACGCGGCGACGCCGTCTTTCACCAAGGAAGGAGGCGAGGAGGTCCTCAAAATCCGCGTGGCCGCCGATGTGGCGCCAGCAGCGACGTCATCCCTGAGCTCCCTGCTGAAGGACGCTGGCGAGGAGGTCCTCAAGATCtgtgtggaggaggaggaggaagaagaagaagaggaggaggacgagggcggccaccgccgccgccaccgccccaCCGATGCCCTCCAGATcgtgctggaggaggaggaggaggaagacggGGCACCCAGAGACACCCACGAGCCCCCCAAGATCTTCTACATCAAGCAGGAAGCGGGTGACGCCACCGCCGTTGAGGGCCTCCTGCCGGCAACGGAGTTGGCGGGCGGCTTCGCGCCGGCGGAGGTGAGCTACGTCATCCCGGCAGGCGGCAGCGGGACGACGGTGACAACCGGCGGGACGATGGTGACAACCGGTGGGGCGTCGGTCTTTCCGCAACCATCTTGGAAACCGGTGGACCTTCACGGGAATGAGATCCTGGGCCGAGGTCAAGCCCTCCACGCCCCGGTGAAACTGGGAGCTGCTCCCGATGGCAAACGTTTCGGTTGCTTGTGCGGTAAACGCTTTGCCGTCAAACCCAAGCGGGATCGACACATCATGCTGACCTTCAGCCTGCGTCCTTTCGCCTGCGCCGCCTGTCACAAGCGCTTCAAGCTGAAACATCACTTGACGGAGCACATGAAGACCCACGACGGGGCCGGGC
The sequence above is drawn from the Ciconia boyciana chromosome 29, ASM3463844v1, whole genome shotgun sequence genome and encodes:
- the ZBTB9 gene encoding LOW QUALITY PROTEIN: zinc finger and BTB domain-containing protein 9 (The sequence of the model RefSeq protein was modified relative to this genomic sequence to represent the inferred CDS: inserted 1 base in 1 codon), giving the protein MAAEGGRVQISFPQHAAALLDSLNRLRLEGKFCDVAVHVGGRIFPAHKSVLAAASPFFHDKLLLQDGGRLLLPPAIDPDAFEGLLHLIYSGRLTLLLEALPGHLLVASGLQMWHVVDQCSEILRELEGGACRWAGRGSEVTSSSSSTGRGGEASSSWSTRGGDGSSSSSWTTRGGDGSSCATHGGDGASSWTTCGDGSSRSTHGGDGGSSWTTRGGDGSSCPTRGGDGASSWPTRGGDGSSLSSWTTRGGDGSSCPTRGGDGGSLWSTRGGDGSSSSSSSWPVRGGDGSSWATRSGDAATPSFTKEGGEEVLKIRVAADVAPAATSSLSSLLKDAGEEVLKICVEEEEEEEEEEEDEGGHRRRHRPTDALQIVLEEEEEEDGAPRDTHEPPKIFYIKQEAGDATAVEGLLPATELAGGFAPAEVSYVIPAGGSGTTVTTGGTMVTTGGASVFPQPSWKPVDLHGNEILGRGQALHAPVKLGAAPDGKRFGCLCGKRFAVKPKRDRHIMLTFSLRPFACAACHKRFKLKHHLTEHMKTHDGAGRACERCGRRFRLRSGLAKHRPLCQGARWGGXCWACE